Proteins from a genomic interval of Rosa chinensis cultivar Old Blush chromosome 2, RchiOBHm-V2, whole genome shotgun sequence:
- the LOC112186592 gene encoding 60S ribosomal protein L3: protein MSHRKFEHPRHGSLGFLPRKRAARHRGKVKAFPKDDPSKPCKLTAFLGYKAGMTHIVRDVEKPGSKLHKKETCEAVTIIEAPPMVVVGVVGYVKTPRGLRSLNTVWAQHLSEEVKRRFYKNWCKSKKKAFAKYSKTYETDEGKKNIEGQFEKLIKYATVIRVLAHTQIRKMKGLKQKKAHLMEIQVNGGTIAQKVEFAKSFFEKQIPIDAVFQKDEMIDIIGVTKGKGYEGVVTRWGVTRLPRKTHRGLRKVACIGAWHPARVSFTVARAGQNGYHHRTEMNKKIYKLGKAGQESHTAVTEFDRTEKDITPIGGFPHYGVVKDDYILIKGCCVGPKKRVVTLRQSLLKQTSRLALEDIKLKFIDTSSKFGHGRFQTTQEKQKYYGRLKA, encoded by the exons ATGTCTCACAGGAAGTTTGAGCACCCCAGACATGGATCCCTTGGATTTCTCCCAAGGAAGCGAGCTGCTCGTCATAGAGGAAAAG TGAAGGCTTTCCCCAAGGATGACCCGTCCAAGCCCTGCAAGTTGACTGCTTTTCTAGGTTACAAGGCTGGGATGACTCACATTGTCAGGGATGTTGAGAAACCTGGGTCAA AGCTTCACAAGAAGGAGACATGCGAGGCTGTCACTATCATTGAGGCTCCTCCAATGgttgttgttggtgttgtgggtTATGTGAAGACACCACGTGGCCTTCGTTCTTTGAACACGGTGTGGGCTCAACATCTCAGTGAGGAGGTTAAGAGGAGGTTTTACAAGAACTGGTGCAAGTCCAAGAAGAAGGCTTTCGCAAAATACTCCAAGACCTATGAAACTGATGAAGGAAAGAAGAATATTGAAGGACAGTTTGAGAAACTAATTAAATATGCTACTGTTATCCGAGTTTTGGCTCACACTCAG ATCAGGAAGATGAAGGGATTGAAGCAGAAGAAAGCACATCTTATGGAGATCCAGGTGAATGGTGGCACAATTGCTCAGAAggttgaatttgctaaaagctTCTTTGAGAAGCAAATCCCTATTGATGCTGTCTTCCAGAAAGATGAGATGATCGATATCATTGGTGTAACAAAGGGTAAAGGTTATGAAGGTGTTGTTACTCGTTGGGGTGTAACCCGTCTTCCTCGTAAGACTCATAGGGGTCTGCGTAAGGTTGCTTGTATTGGTGCCTGGCATCCTGCTAGAGTCTCATTTACAGTTGCTAGGGCTGGTCAGAATGGATACCATCATCGTACTGAAATGAACAAGAAAATTTACAAGCTTGGAAAGGCTGGACAAGAGTCTCACACTGCTGTCACTGAGTTTGATAG GACTGAGAAAGACATCACTCCGATTGGTGGCTTCCCTCATTATGGTGTGGTGAAAGATGACTACATTCTGATCAAGGGATGCTGTGTTGGACCCAAGAAGAGGGTTGTTACCCTTCGCCAGTCCCTGCTCAAGCAGACATCTCGTCTTGCTCTCGAGGATATCAAGCTCAAGTTCATCGATACTTCCTCAAAGTTCGGGCATGGTCGCTTCCAGACTACACAAGAGAAACAGAAGTACTATGGACGACTCAAGGCATAA